In the genome of Desulfuromonas sp., one region contains:
- the gspD gene encoding type II secretion system protein GspD: MKSTSFHMEAQRRLNMTYRVLRIFVLACLVWGIASSALAAEPQAEGIAIDFRDVELTDLIQTISEMTGKNFIYDDTLKGKVSIISPERMSPDEAYEAFLSVLSVKGFTLVPTGRTNKIVPIRIAKESNLPTGTTVPSGEQYVTQLIRMKYVDAGDLATAVLKDLVPKTSHVAAYGPSNTLIITDNAANIERLVQIIRQLDVPTTLEQIEIIPLQYAGAEELTDIITQLLSRGAVTPAARGRRAAQAAQAGDSETTRVIPYPRTNALIVIAAKGELQTIRSLVEQLDQSPPDDRSYINVYYLENADATSLAGTLNEILTGISQKARQERTAQNTQQPVNLKQVTITADKPTNSLVINARPEEFEIIKSIVSKLDIKRKQVFVEALIMELSLDATKNLGISIVGAGANRDGDGGIIGGSNLNSNPTTNAVNLTDFQDDGSGIPSVLGKAVNGLMAGGFLNPTTITGPDGIDITVPALSVLIDLSQSDGDVNILAAPRLLTSDNEEAEIIIGSNIPVITERLTDTGGSGGLAQSVSIERQDAALTLRFTPQVTEGDEVRLNIHQEITDVASTNDQIGPTLTKRLLRNTVIAENGRTIALGGLISTNIQDTITKVPLLGDIPILGWLFKRKDVIEKKTNLLIFITPHIIRTADDL; the protein is encoded by the coding sequence ATGAAGTCAACTAGTTTCCACATGGAAGCACAAAGGAGATTGAACATGACGTATCGTGTTCTCCGGATATTTGTTCTGGCATGCCTTGTATGGGGGATCGCTTCAAGCGCTCTCGCCGCCGAACCGCAGGCCGAAGGGATCGCCATCGACTTCCGGGATGTCGAGCTCACCGATCTGATCCAGACGATCAGCGAGATGACCGGCAAAAACTTTATTTACGATGACACCCTGAAGGGAAAGGTCAGCATCATCTCCCCGGAAAGGATGTCGCCGGATGAAGCATACGAGGCCTTCCTTTCGGTTCTCAGCGTCAAGGGGTTCACCCTGGTGCCGACCGGCCGGACCAACAAGATCGTTCCGATCCGCATTGCCAAGGAGAGTAACCTGCCGACCGGAACCACGGTCCCTTCCGGCGAACAGTACGTCACCCAGTTGATCCGGATGAAATATGTCGATGCCGGCGACCTGGCGACCGCGGTGCTCAAGGATCTGGTACCGAAAACCAGCCATGTCGCTGCTTACGGTCCGTCGAACACCCTGATTATTACCGACAATGCGGCGAACATCGAGCGGCTGGTCCAGATCATTCGCCAGCTCGATGTGCCGACCACCCTCGAACAGATTGAGATTATTCCGTTGCAGTATGCCGGCGCCGAAGAGCTGACCGATATCATCACGCAATTGCTGAGTCGCGGCGCTGTCACCCCGGCCGCACGCGGCCGGAGAGCAGCCCAGGCAGCCCAGGCGGGTGACAGCGAGACGACCCGGGTCATCCCGTATCCCCGGACCAATGCCCTGATCGTCATTGCCGCCAAGGGCGAACTGCAGACGATTCGCAGCCTGGTTGAGCAGCTTGACCAGTCGCCGCCGGACGACCGTTCCTACATAAATGTCTATTACCTTGAGAATGCCGATGCGACCAGCCTGGCCGGCACCCTCAACGAAATCCTTACCGGAATCAGCCAGAAGGCGCGCCAGGAACGCACCGCCCAGAATACACAGCAACCGGTCAACCTGAAGCAGGTGACCATTACCGCCGACAAGCCGACCAATTCCCTGGTCATCAACGCCCGGCCGGAAGAGTTCGAGATCATCAAGTCGATCGTTTCCAAGCTCGACATCAAGCGCAAACAGGTCTTCGTCGAGGCGCTGATCATGGAGCTGTCGCTTGATGCGACCAAGAATCTCGGTATCTCGATCGTCGGTGCCGGTGCCAACCGGGATGGTGACGGCGGTATTATCGGCGGCAGTAACCTGAATTCGAACCCGACGACCAACGCCGTCAACCTGACCGATTTCCAAGATGACGGATCTGGCATCCCGTCGGTTCTCGGCAAGGCGGTCAACGGCCTGATGGCCGGCGGTTTCCTTAACCCGACGACGATTACCGGGCCCGATGGGATCGATATCACTGTTCCGGCTCTTTCGGTGCTGATCGACCTCTCGCAGTCGGACGGCGACGTCAACATCCTGGCGGCACCGCGGCTTCTGACCTCCGATAACGAGGAGGCCGAAATCATTATCGGGTCGAACATCCCGGTCATCACTGAACGATTGACCGACACCGGCGGTTCCGGCGGTCTCGCCCAGTCGGTTTCGATCGAGAGGCAGGATGCCGCCCTGACCCTCCGCTTCACGCCGCAGGTCACCGAGGGAGATGAAGTCCGGCTCAACATCCATCAGGAGATCACCGACGTTGCCTCGACCAATGACCAGATCGGACCGACCCTGACCAAGCGGCTGCTGCGCAACACGGTGATCGCCGAAAACGGTCGAACCATAGCGCTCGGCGGCCTGATCAGCACCAATATTCAGGACACGATC